The window ATTACATGATACGATTAAAACTGGATATTCAGTTTTAGTTTTCAAAATAAAAAGAAATAACACGGATATTTATTTGGTATTACAATAAATATATTTGATAATATTTATTATTGCCTGAATATATAAATAATTCAGGCAATATATTTTGTAATATATGATTATATATTTCTAAGCAGTTGATTAATTGAGGTTTTTTTAATAGTTTTTTCGTCTACTTTTTTTACTATTACGGCACAGTATAGATTATAACATTTATTATCAGAAGGTAAGCTTCCAGATACTACTACAGATCCTTTTGGTATTCTTCCATAAAATATATTACCTGTTTCTCGATCATATATTTTAGTGCTATTTCCAATATATACTCCCATAGAGATCACAGAATTTTCTTCTACAATAACTCCTTCTACTATTTCAGAACGAGCACCAATGAAACAATTATCTTCAATAATTGTAGGATTATTTTGTAATGGTTCTAGTACTCCTCCAATCCCAACACCTCCTGAAATATGAACGTTTTTACCAATTTGAGCACAAGAACCTATGGTAGCCCATGTATCTATCATGCTACCTTCATCAATATAAGCACCAATATTGACATAGGAAGGCATGAGTACTGTTTTCCCCCCTATAAAAGAACCTTTTCTTATTGTTGCAGGAGGTACTATTCGTATTCCTTCTTCTTTGAATTTTTTTTCATCATGATTTTTATATTTTAGTGGAACTTTATCATAATAAGTGGTATGTGCATCTTTCATTACCTTATTATTTTTTAAATATAAATAAAGTAATATTGCTTCTTTTAACCATTGATGAGTTATCCACACACCTTTTATTTTTTCTGCAACACGTAAAGTACCCATATCTAACATGTTTATCACTTGATTTATAGCATCTTTTTCAGATTTACTGATATTTTCATATTTGATATTGGTTTTTTTTTCAAAAATATTTTTGATTATTTTTTTTAATTTTTCCATATTTTTAAAGATCTCGATTTTTATAATTTTTTTTAAAATAATTGTTTTTAAGAAATGTTTATTTTTTA of the Buchnera aphidicola (Pemphigus immunis) genome contains:
- the dapD gene encoding 2,3,4,5-tetrahydropyridine-2,6-dicarboxylate N-succinyltransferase; the encoded protein is MEKLKKIIKNIFEKKTNIKYENISKSEKDAINQVINMLDMGTLRVAEKIKGVWITHQWLKEAILLYLYLKNNKVMKDAHTTYYDKVPLKYKNHDEKKFKEEGIRIVPPATIRKGSFIGGKTVLMPSYVNIGAYIDEGSMIDTWATIGSCAQIGKNVHISGGVGIGGVLEPLQNNPTIIEDNCFIGARSEIVEGVIVEENSVISMGVYIGNSTKIYDRETGNIFYGRIPKGSVVVSGSLPSDNKCYNLYCAVIVKKVDEKTIKKTSINQLLRNI